The window ttctctccctctctgtggGTCTGTTCTTAGGAAGTAATGAAGAAAAGACTTGCCGATGTGTTGTCTTACAGACAGTCTGTGGATGACAATTTAGTATGTTTTAACAGTAGATACAGTGGATGGTTTAAACCTACTTGATGTCGACATGTTCTCAATACAAAAAGATTTTATGATGTTTCTTAATGCCTCCTTCTGTAAGACTATAGATTCCCTTCTGAGAATTAATACTAGATAGACAAAAGCACAGTGCTGCAAATAAGTATAAAGGATATATATTCAAACTATCCTTTTTAGGAGGTTTACTATTAAATTTATGTACTATTTACAGAGTACTCTAAATGAAGAACTTGACAGGTTGCAAATAAGAGTAGAAGATCTACAGTCACAAGTTGTCACATCTCCAGAGGAACTAGAGCAGGTTAAAtccttttaataattaattggcttttaattttttaatgccTTTGACTTATTttctaaatgtaaaatatattatgttgtatGAGTCAACTCACCCAAAGTCCACaactttatatattaattttagtgATTGTACCgactattgtttaaatatgtattaagatttttttaagtttgttaaATTGAGcctttaaagttaataaattttaaataataaatagacttatggtatttattaatgtttcaagtctataataaatagaaagtaTTAGTTAAAGCTACATTATATTTGATGACGAGCATCAATGCAATTGACAACTAATAAGCTTGTCAGTCTTGAGTGCCTTCTAGCATTCTGTAGTTGTTCATAACTTGTTGCGACTCTCAATTTTAAAGATATCAGTACTGTTTATTGTGAGaggaataattaattataagtaGATTTTAGAATCAGTCATGTTATTCCCTAGTTACTGTTATACTACTTGTTAATTGAATAGAATATGGCTGCTATTACTGAACAATTAGAAGAAGCTCGTATCGAAAGTAATGAAGTAATTCAAACAGCAGCTATGTGGGAGAACTTGTCTAATCGCGCTGTCCAGATACCTCCAGTAAGTGatacattaacaataataatagtttgtTACCTGCATATATGTCATTATAGGTTATTGAGAGTACAATTGAAGAGATTGATGGTATAATACAAAAGTGTGATGTAGCTAGGTAGGTTCTGCATTTAATCTACTGGCTTCAAGTACAAATGGTTGAGTTTTAATTCTGGACACATACAGTCCTTAGATGCAGTCCTATAGCATTCACCAGATACAAACACAATAGCATTGTAAAGTCTAAACAAGTGTCATGAATAGAGATTGTCCCTAATTTACTTTATCCAGTTTTTACAGTGATTATAGACTATTATTACACAGATATTTTAAGATCCTGTGTAGACTCCCTTTGAAAATTGACATAAATAGTGACAAGGCTATAGATGTACTTTTAGATAATTTATTtggattacatgtatatactggatTACTGGGTCTGTCTAGAATCATGGTAGAAAGTATTTGAGACAGAGAATTAAATAAACTTTGAactataatttatatgtttCAATTTTACAACTGAATCACCTGCAGCCAATAAAATTTACTTCCTAATGTTATGAGAATATATAGGTATGGTTATACAAAGAGGAAACCTTTCTTTTTCTCATTGCTGCTACATCTTGAGAACATGCTAGGCCtcttacattaaaaacaatgttaaaataattttccaatTACAATTTTTCATTAGTGAATTGGACACAAACTTGGagaacctctctctctctctctctcttctctctctctctctctctctctctccttctccctCTCTATCCCACCCTCTTCCAGATGTCCCATCTTCGTATAGAGGAACGTATAGCTAAATTCACTGGCAGAGAAGAAGCTATAGTTTACTCATTTGGGTTTGCTGCCATAGCTAGTGCCATACCTGCTTATTCTAAAAGAACAGACATCATCTTTTGGTAAGAACAATGTCATtgctaaattaaattataaattaaagtgGACTTCATTTTCACTTGATTAAAGGGATCCTCTTTGAGAGACTAGTCCCACAAAGGCTGGGACATTAACTTGTAACAGTACCTGTACTCCTGTAGGTATCAATGTAGAAGGTAATGTCAATCCACCAGGACTATTATGTGACTATTATGATTATAATTGCATGATCAATacaattaatatcatatatatatatataattacatatatatatatataattgtgattgttaatacttttcatttctttcattgtaatgtaattatatccaaaatgttataattttcaaatataattgtaataaattgaTCCCAGACCTGTAATTCACTGCATATAGTAACTACTCAAAATATTGTCTAACttcaatacattgtatattttattttgtattgctcATGTAGTGACGAAGGTATGGGGTTTCCTACACAAAAAGGACTGGTTGCCTCACGTAGTCAGATCAAGTACTTCAAGCATAATGATATGTTAGATTTAGAAAGATTactgaaagaaaaggaaaaatttGATCTCAAAGtcagtgatggatggatggatgggtagatgtgtgaataattaaataataaatgacagAAGATGAACAGACTATTGTTATCTTAGAATCCAAATAAAGCTAAGAAGATCAGAAAGTTCATTGTAGCTGAAGCTATATATATGAATTATGGTGACTTAGTACCTCTACCCAAACTGGTAAGTACTTGTGTGTTGTTGCTTGTCATTTACAGTGTGCAACACTTactaatataatacatgtaggtgGAGTTTCGTAAACGATATCGTATTCCAATTATTTTGGAGGAAAGTCTTTCATTTGGTGTGTTAGGAGCTACAGGTCGTGGAGCAGTAGAACATTTTCAATTAACAGTGAGTAAATTAACACGATCATAGAATAGAACTCAATTTTAATTGACAGATAGtgttacattattaatattataatatagtttCTATATTCTATCTTTATTTTTTAGCCAGAAGATGTTGATCTTATTTGTGTTTTGATGAGTTTGAGTATGGCCAATATGGGAGGATTTTGTGCTGGAAAATCATTTGTTATTGATCATCAAAGACTATCAGGTTAACCATGTAgataacatgtacatgttattgtAAGTACAGGTATATTCCTGTCAGATCAAATGTTAACTCCAAGTGATACACATATGTGTTCTCTTGTTAAGGTGCTGGATACTGCTTTAGtgcatcacttccaccattgcTTACTACAGCCGCAATAGAGGCACTCGATACTATGGACAAGTCACCTGAGATATTTGAAAAACCCAGAGAGAATGCTAAGACATTAAGAAACCTTTTAAAAGAGTAAGTATTAAatgcaacaaacaaaatatagtactttaaaatataagttataaatgtcatctttattttttttaatagtattcATTCTAATATTTACCAATCAATGCTATCCAGTACCATGAAttgagataataaataaatatattcattaaatatTCTAATACAAAGATAATATTCTTAGAAACTGTAATGTGTaattgtaatgttgtttttcttttctgtctCCACTGTCTTTCTGGTTTTCAAGTGGATGGTTATGAGGAGTCACCCCTTATTCATCTTTGTCTCTCAGACTTTAGAGGTTCTCGAGAGGCAGGTCAAAAACTACTTGATACTATTGTTAAAGAATCTCTTGAGGAAGGTGTGGCTATTGTAACAGCCAAAATATCTGGAGTCTGAAGAACATAAGCTTCCACAACAAAGGtattaaatactttttattcTACTTGGTATGTGCAGCAATCCTAAGATTGTTTTGGaccatatgtgtatgtgtatgtgtattggtttgttcatttctcattgttttattctattgttGTACACCATTTTGGAGAGAATTAACCTGCTGGTGAGTAACCCACCAACAACCAATGAATTTTATTATCGATATTGTGAGCACTTTGAATTGGGAATGACTGATTGAAGCTTCTTATAGTAGCTCTGTAGCTTATGCCAACTCTCTGGACTTAAAGCTAGTAAATCTCCATCTTTTAGAGTAACTAATTTTAGGACAAAGTTTACTTTTACAATCttaaattttaatagttaaagggCATAATTTTAATTGTCTTCCATTGACATGTTTCTCTTGTTTCCTAGTATTCGATTAGCAGTGTGTTGTGAACATACCATTGATGAACTAACACTTGCTGTTTCTGTTCTAAAAGGAGTGATTGAAAGAAAcataaagcaataattagaatATATTATAGAGCCATTTTATTGGAcagttaataatttaatttttataatttttttttgattcTTATCATCAACGAATTGGTTTCACATTTTTGGAACTTTTTGGTGGACTATATAATGAAGTGACACGAAAGGCTTTAAACATTTCAGAATGAACATCTGAAGTGGGTTACACACCCTCACACATTTTAATACAGATAATGATAAATCAGCATGCTCGTTCACATGCAACAGTTTAGATTAAAATTCAAGATTGTTGGCGTGCTCTCTTAGCTTTGTGATGAGTTCTATACCTAAATGGACTGTAGGTCATCATTCGATAAGCCCACACTATTTTTGTGGGGTTGCAGATGATGCAGAAAGTATACGAGAGAAGCACAAGCTATAGATGGAATAGCCTCCGTCAAATGCAGTGTTAAACATATGACGTCACATGAAAACGATAATTCTGATTGGTCAGCAAGTTCCTTCAAATTTCCTTGTGTTAGCTTCCCTGCAAGTGTGCGTTAGCAAGCGGGCGTCTGGGGACGAGATCACCATAGGTCTAATAATCACTTAAAGATCTAAAATATGGAAGATACTAACTTGCTGACACAGTCTCTGAAATCACATGAAACCTCCCTAAAATAGTGGACGATAGTCTTCAAAAACCTTGAAGATTTTTTCCGAACGTCTACAACTACGACTCAAATGCGATGACGTTGATAATCACTGTATGGTAGAATTTTGTCAAGGTAATTATCCACTTTGTTATTCATATCTTCATTTTGCAAACTCATATATGCATAGTGTACAAGATTTATGTA of the Gigantopelta aegis isolate Gae_Host unplaced genomic scaffold, Gae_host_genome ctg6580_pilon_pilon, whole genome shotgun sequence genome contains:
- the LOC121366676 gene encoding serine palmitoyltransferase 1-like → MSHLRIEERIAKFTGREEAIVYSFGFAAIASAIPAYSKRTDIIFCDEGMGFPTQKGLVASRSQIKYFKHNDMLDLERLLKEKEKFDLKNPNKAKKIRKFIVAEAIYMNYGDLVPLPKLVEFRKRYRIPIILEESLSFGVLGATGRGAVEHFQLTVKDVDLICVLMSLSMANMGGFCAGKSFVIDHQRLSGAGYCFSASLPPLLTTAAIEALDTMDKSPEIFEKPRENAKTLRNLLK